Genomic segment of Panicum virgatum strain AP13 chromosome 9N, P.virgatum_v5, whole genome shotgun sequence:
TGCGTCCATCGCGCGCTGCCTACACatgattttggcctgaatcttTTCTTTGCTCGCGCGCAGTGAACTTCGATCGCCGGGGAGATACTGGCgatggacgacggcggcgacagCAGCCCGGTGATGACGGACAGCGAGCGGCGGGCGTACCGGTACGGGCGCCCGGCGGCGCCCAGGCTGCGGGGCATGCGCAAGTCCTGGTCCAACGactcgctcgccgccggctaCGGCAGGGCCTCCTGCGTGTGCGCGCCCACCACGCACCCTGGCTCCTTCCGCTGCaagcaccaccgccaccacgccTCCAACCTCAGCGCCGTCGCCGCGACCCCCGCTCCCGATGCCGACGCGAAGCAAGACGAGGCCCAGGAAACGGACAAGTCGtgactccgccgccgctgctttgTACGTCTGAGGGGGCGCGGTGCGCTTACACGGCGCACCCTGGCGCGCCGGCGTCTTCCTTCCGTGTCATCTTCGAGACTTTGGTGTGGAGGTttctttgtttcattttttcccctttttagGCGTTGCAAGATTTAGAATAATTAAGTGCTGCGCTAGCTACCGGCTCAGCATGGCTAAATGACGtgtaaatgattttttttccttttagtCTTTTTGAAAAGAGACGTGTACAATAATTAAAGAGTGTCGGTTTCTTGCGGATGATCCCATTCCCACACGATCCAGCACGAGGCGTACAAATAGCGCCCcttttttactctcaacttatCGTCCGCTACCTGATCGCCTCAAGAAAGAAATCCGAAAGAgttgtatatgtatatagtgcGCTTGTTAAAATTTTATGGACAGTAGCACGTGTGATTTTCGGCTGTATGCCAACTCAAAgtatattt
This window contains:
- the LOC120691935 gene encoding uncharacterized protein LOC120691935; translation: MDDGGDSSPVMTDSERRAYRYGRPAAPRLRGMRKSWSNDSLAAGYGRASCVCAPTTHPGSFRCKHHRHHASNLSAVAATPAPDADAKQDEAQETDKS